In a genomic window of Chaetodon trifascialis isolate fChaTrf1 chromosome 8, fChaTrf1.hap1, whole genome shotgun sequence:
- the borcs6 gene encoding BLOC-1-related complex subunit 6, producing the protein MSLSPVIGTEVPETANGVVTPVPSENGPHIPVPVKCGGSRVPCPREASEDRALGHTENHVDVENRVYDGEGRLETTVYNNERTSSLSSQSWHVTDPSLPAATCTGDSESGSKDTDIPEASQAAESPGAALLWEAYSKDSSQRGGPTTSSRPQVEADTVGGGTGSQEDEEEEEEEEEEEEEDGEKEKQDEEDDEKNGKKWIHQRAGGRTEVESSRHYSSSAPGPSTSSPSSPPPLLPSDEIPCPPHVMAQVWVRNVRGMQDSKSLDEISQACGGASGARGGGRGGQSEGRRATISSALELEGTVSHEGDLTNFITKNLEQKIKMSSKPSLDCSDSDCSGPIYRSRGLSRRPADIPPIDPAVLLDLQRHTQEVAHSVEMMMRSLNGTIQNMTALSVGYIQTYRDSVDSLGESVDMSIKGMYTLMARCEELDRSMQPIHTLAAQIRDIKRTLDALEAICK; encoded by the exons atGAGTCTCTCCCCTGTGATTGGCACAGAAGTGCCAGAAACCGCTAATGGGGTTGTGACACCCGTCCCTTCAGAGAATGGCCCTCACATTCCAGTCCCGGTGAAATGTGGGGGGAGCAGGGTGCCCTGTCCCAGGGAGGCGTCAGAGGACAGAGCCCTTGGACACACAGAGAATCACGTAGATGTGGAAAACAGAGTTTACGATGGCGAAGGCCGCTTGGAGACGACGGTGTACAATAATGAGAGAACATCTAGTTTATCATCACAGAGCTGGCATGTGACAGACCCCTCCCTCCCCGCTGCCACATGCACAGGAGACTCAGAATCAGGCTCCAAAGATACAGACATTCCTGAGGCCTCTCAGGCTGCTGAGTCTCCAGGTGCAGCTCTGCTGTGGGAAGCATACTCCAAAGACTCATCTCAGCGAGGAGGCCCTACCACCTCATCCAGACCGCAGGTGGAGGCAGACACTGTAGGTGGAGGTACTGGCAGccaagaggatgaggaggaggaggaggaggaggaggaggaggaggaggaggatggagagaaggagaaacaggatgaggaggatgatgagaaGAATGGAAAAAAGTGGATTCATCAGCGTGCAGGAGGTAGAACAGAGGTGGAG TCTTCACGACACTACTCCTCCTCAGCCCCTGGTCCTAGCACCtcgtctccttcctctccacctcctcttctgcCCTCAGATGAGATCCCCTGCCCTCCCCACGTCATGGCACAGGTCTGGGTGCGCAACGTCCGGGGCATGCAGGACAGCAAGAGCCTGGACGAAATCAGCCAAGCGTGTGGAG GTGCTTCGGGGGCCCGGGGAGGCGGCAGAGGTGGCCAGTCAGAGGGCCGACGGGCCACAATTTCCTCCGCTCTGGAGCTAGAGGGGACTGTCAGCCATGAAGGAGACCTGACTAATTTCATCACCAAGAACCTGGagcagaaaattaaaatgagctccaaGCCCAGTCTGGACTGCAGTGACT CGGACTGCTCTGGTCCCATCTACCGAAGCAGGGGATTGTCACGGAGACCAGCAGATATCCCTCCCATTGATCCCGCCGTCCTGTTGGATCTTCAGAGACACACCCAGGAAGTGGCGCACAGTGTGGAGATGATGATGCGGAGCCTCAATGGAACCATCCAGAAT ATGACAGCTCTGAGTGTGGGCTACAtccagacctacagagactcAGTGGACAGCCTGGGAGAGTCTGTTGACATGAGTATAAAG GGCATGTACACACTGATGGCTCGCTGTGAGGAGCTGGATCGTTCCATGCAGCCCATACACACCCTGGCTGCGCAGATCCGTGACATCAAACGCACTCTGGATGCTCTAGAGGCCATCTGCAAGTAA
- the LOC139335041 gene encoding hyaluronidase-1: MAWTEPRSRPDPKPAEHKPTPYNLRTHTTVLSAILQVQPPVLLHLLLLLLAAFADLSIAGPPQPARPPLLSGQPFIIFWGIPDSSCSGQPDPKSFGMERERVAVFYEDTLGNYPYFVDKDTPVNGGLPQHTRLDSHLQKTQQDLEAALPAPRYLGLGVLRWAEWVPQWSRNRGRQAMYLEASRNMLKSFFPSWTPEEVERWSQVDFEAAGQSVMMETLREVKRLRPKALWGVSPYPRCYNGDPAKTMLANYTGQCPAAEMALNDELLWLWKRCSALYPLLTLEKLQGGTSGARLHLSSQIGEALRVSSLTGTAFDLPVFPLVKSVYASTNTFLSQADLVSTIGESAAMGTAGVVIWERSETKTERECQDLAEFVRKVLGPYSINITTATRLCSASLCQGKGRCVRQNPESSAYLHLPPPFKAVDKVTEKPEAAKATDQPDTSTKPAEPDPAEIWKRDFQCQWYKTADGDVSDQQSPKDGASVGGTVEKNAGDVMGTTTVSTIASTTKGASVTELGGSSSPGTGSSKPSLEITTDSSTNPLSAPNLTVLLLLVVGSQCLEP; the protein is encoded by the exons ATGGCGTGGACCGAGCCACGGTCGCGTCCAGACCCAAAGCCAGCGGAACATAAGCCGACACCTTACAATCTCAGGACTCACACAACTGTTTTGTCAGCCATCCTTCAAGTCCAGCCTCCAGTTTtactgcacctcctcctcctgttgctTGCTGCCTTCGCCGACCTCAGTATCGCTGGTCCACCTCAGCCAGCTcgccctcctctgctgtccgGACAGCCTTTTATCATCTTCTGGGGCATTCCAGACTCTTCCTGCTCCGGTCAGCCAGATCCCAAATCTTTCGGGATGGAACGGGAACGCGTGGCCGTCTTTTACGAGGACACACTGGGGAACTACCCGTATTTTGTGGACAAAGACACACCGGTCAACGGGGGGCTACCACAGCACACACGGCTGGACAGCCACCTTCAAAAGACACAGCAGGACTTGGAGGCAGCTTTACCTGCCCCGAGGTACCTCGGGCTGGGTGTACTGCGCTGGGCAGAGTGGGTCCCCCAGTGGTCCAGGAACCGAGGGAGGCAGGCCATGTATCTGGAGGCATCGAGAAACATGCTGAAGTCTTTCTTTCCTAGCTGGACcccagaggaggtggagaggtggTCACAG GTGGACTTCGAGGCAGCAGGTCAGTCGGTAATGATGGAGACTCTACGGGAGGTCAAAAGGTTAAGGCCCAAAGCATTATGGGGTGTCTCCCCGTACCCCCGCTGCTACAACGGCGATCCCGCCAAAACCATGCTAGCCAATTACACCGGCCAGTGCCCTGCTGCAGAGATGGCCCTTAACGACGAGCTGCTGTGGCTCTGGAAACGATGCTCGGCCCTCTACCCTCTCCTCACcctggagaagctgcag GGCGGGACCTCTGGAGCCAGGCTTCATTTGTCCAGTCAAATCGGAGAAGCACTACGAGTATCATCTCTGACCGGGACAGCGTTTGATCTTCCTGTATTCCCATTGGTCAAGAGTGTCTACGCCTCGACTAATACTTTCCTGTCACAG gCAGACCTGGTGAGCACCATAGGAGAGAGTGCTGCCATGGGAACAGCCGGAGTTGTCATCTGGGAGAGAAGCGAGACGAAGACAGAG AGAGAGTGTCAGGACCTGGCAGAGTTCGTCCGGAAGGTCCTGGGTCCCTACTCCATCAACATAACCACAGCAACTCGACTCTGCTCGGCCTCTCTGTGCCAGGGAAAGGGCCGATGCGTTCGTCAAAACCCAGAAAGTTCTGCCTACCTCCACCTCCCACCCCCATTCAAAGCGGTGGATAAGGTGACGGAAAAG ccagaggcagcaaaagCCACAGATCAGCCGGACACAAGCACCAAACCAGCTGAGCCAGACCCAGCTGAGATCTGGAAGAGGGACTTCCAGTGCCAGTGGTACAAGACTGCAGACGGGGACGTCTCAGACCAGCAGTCCCCCAAAGACGGAGCGTCTGTTGGGGGCACGGTAGAAAAAAACGCTGGAGATGTAATGGGGACTACAACAGTGTCTACCATAGCTTCTACAACAAAAGGTGCCTCTGTGACTGAGTTAGGAGGAAGCAGTTCACCTGGTACTGGAAGTTCAAAGCCTTCACTGGAAATCACTACAGACAGTAGTACGAATCCACTCAGTGCCCCAAACCTGACTGTTCTGCTGTTGCTGGTGGTTGGAAGTCAATGCCTGGAACCTTAA